One segment of Radiobacillus kanasensis DNA contains the following:
- the speB gene encoding agmatinase, protein MRFDDAYSGKVFIMSRPDSEEAKAIIYGMPMDWTVSFRPGSRFGPNRIREASIGLEEYSPYMDKHMEEVAYFDAGDIPLPFGNPQRSLDAIHAYVKRILDQGKYPLGLGGEHLATWPVIQAVHEKYPDMALIHIDAHADLREEYEGEELSHSTPVRKACKLIGPENVYSFGIRSGMREEFQYAKESGMYMARYEVAKPLREVLPKLAGRNVYVTIDIDVLDPAFAPGTGTAEAGGISSKELLEAIQLIAESDVNVIGSDLVEVAPVYDPTEQTVIAASKFVREMLLGWVK, encoded by the coding sequence ATGCGATTTGATGATGCGTATTCAGGGAAAGTATTTATTATGTCTCGACCTGACTCAGAGGAAGCAAAAGCGATTATTTATGGAATGCCAATGGATTGGACGGTGAGCTTTCGTCCAGGGTCTCGTTTCGGTCCGAACCGAATTCGGGAGGCTTCCATTGGATTAGAAGAATATAGCCCCTATATGGACAAGCATATGGAAGAGGTTGCTTACTTTGATGCAGGGGATATTCCTTTACCGTTTGGAAATCCGCAAAGGAGCTTAGATGCTATCCATGCCTATGTAAAGAGGATTTTAGATCAAGGGAAATATCCTTTGGGGCTTGGAGGCGAGCATCTGGCTACTTGGCCAGTTATTCAAGCGGTTCATGAAAAGTATCCGGACATGGCGTTGATTCATATCGATGCACATGCTGATTTGCGTGAAGAATACGAAGGGGAAGAACTGTCCCACTCGACACCTGTACGGAAAGCGTGCAAACTGATTGGACCAGAGAATGTTTACTCCTTTGGGATTCGTTCTGGGATGAGAGAAGAGTTTCAGTATGCGAAGGAAAGTGGCATGTATATGGCACGCTATGAAGTAGCTAAACCATTACGTGAAGTTCTTCCGAAATTAGCTGGTCGAAACGTGTATGTCACGATTGATATTGATGTGTTAGACCCAGCGTTCGCCCCAGGAACAGGAACAGCGGAAGCGGGTGGCATTAGCTCGAAGGAATTGTTAGAGGCTATTCAATTGATTGCAGAATCAGATGTAAACGTGATTGGCTCCGATCTAGTGGAGGTTGCACCAGTCTATGATCCAACGGAGCAAACAGTCATTGCGGCAAGTAAATTCGTAAGAGAAATGTTATTAGGATGGGTTAAATAG
- a CDS encoding transglycosylase domain-containing protein, whose amino-acid sequence MYKWIKKQLNRIKSKPIRILVVASLSWMFCAVVFVVAIFTYAYSLGAPSLTSQQNTVYYGSSDQVIGEESGIQSRYWVDLEDISPHLVKATIAIEDQSFYDHHGFDFKRMASALFHDIKAMAMVQGASTISQQYARNLYLSHEKTWTRKIKEAFYTLRLEMFYTKDEILEGYLNTIYYGHGAYGIETASRYFFDKSAKDINLAEAATLAGIPKGPSYYSPFHDREKAKSRQELILRTMKKQDIITEEEQFLASSEKLTFTDAEDREVKSIAPYFQDAVLKKLASILDEDLESIRSGGYQVYTTLNTDHQKTLEESVQKTMESNSSLQVGAMSVEPETGAITAMLGGRSYEKSPFNRATMAERMPGSSFKPFLYYEALEHGYTATTALLSKPTTFELASGKVYAPSNYNGYYAYEPITLAQAIALSDNIYAVKTNVALDPKNLVKTARKFGIEGKLPAVPSLALGTAVVSVEEMVGGYSMIANGGQKVKPYLIEKVTDSKGNVLYEHDSDKKQVLDEKKTFILSQLMTGMFDESLNGYMRVTGASIADQLDHNLAGKSGTTNTDSWMVGFSPKLAMGVWTGYDQNKPMNKVEEHQYAKEIWASFMTKAHEGEKDVSFEQPEGVVGVYVDPKTGEKATPYCAERRMMYFEKGMEPTSFCSLHYPGDKKEHAEDKPKDEKEKENGWNKWFDWLPFGD is encoded by the coding sequence ATGTATAAATGGATAAAAAAACAATTAAATAGAATAAAAAGCAAACCGATTCGCATTTTAGTTGTTGCATCTCTTTCTTGGATGTTCTGTGCCGTCGTCTTTGTTGTGGCCATTTTCACTTATGCGTACAGTTTAGGGGCACCGTCCCTTACTAGTCAACAAAATACGGTGTACTATGGTTCAAGCGATCAAGTGATTGGTGAGGAGAGTGGCATACAAAGTCGGTATTGGGTGGACTTAGAGGATATTTCTCCACACTTAGTAAAGGCGACCATCGCAATCGAGGACCAAAGTTTCTATGACCACCATGGATTTGATTTTAAGAGAATGGCATCCGCCCTTTTCCATGATATAAAAGCGATGGCCATGGTTCAGGGTGCAAGCACGATTTCCCAACAATACGCGCGTAATCTGTATTTGTCACATGAAAAAACATGGACCCGTAAGATTAAAGAGGCCTTTTACACGTTACGTTTAGAGATGTTTTATACAAAGGATGAAATTTTAGAAGGATATTTAAACACGATTTATTACGGCCACGGTGCTTACGGAATTGAAACAGCTAGTCGATACTTTTTTGATAAATCTGCTAAGGATATCAATCTAGCAGAAGCAGCGACCTTGGCAGGCATACCGAAAGGACCGTCTTACTACTCCCCTTTCCACGATCGAGAAAAGGCGAAGAGTAGGCAGGAACTTATCCTACGAACGATGAAGAAACAAGACATCATAACAGAAGAAGAACAGTTTTTAGCGAGTAGTGAAAAACTTACCTTTACGGATGCTGAGGATCGAGAAGTAAAGTCCATTGCTCCTTATTTTCAAGATGCTGTCCTAAAAAAGCTCGCTTCAATTTTGGATGAAGATTTAGAGTCTATTCGTTCCGGGGGCTATCAGGTGTACACAACATTAAACACCGACCATCAAAAAACGCTAGAGGAATCTGTACAAAAAACGATGGAATCCAATAGTAGCTTGCAAGTGGGAGCTATGTCGGTTGAGCCCGAAACAGGAGCAATAACAGCCATGCTCGGCGGCCGAAGCTATGAAAAGAGCCCTTTTAATCGGGCAACAATGGCCGAACGAATGCCTGGTTCCTCCTTCAAGCCATTCCTTTACTATGAGGCTTTGGAACATGGATACACGGCTACCACTGCATTATTGAGTAAGCCTACGACGTTCGAGCTTGCAAGCGGAAAGGTGTATGCTCCTAGCAACTACAACGGTTATTATGCTTATGAGCCGATTACGTTGGCGCAAGCAATCGCATTATCAGATAACATATATGCAGTGAAAACCAATGTCGCTCTAGATCCGAAAAATTTAGTAAAGACAGCCCGCAAATTCGGCATAGAAGGAAAGCTACCAGCAGTACCTTCTCTCGCTTTAGGCACCGCTGTCGTTAGTGTGGAAGAAATGGTTGGAGGCTATAGTATGATTGCAAACGGTGGCCAAAAAGTAAAACCTTATCTCATTGAAAAGGTCACCGATTCAAAAGGAAATGTTTTATACGAGCACGACTCGGACAAAAAGCAAGTATTGGACGAAAAGAAAACGTTTATTCTCAGTCAGTTGATGACCGGAATGTTCGATGAATCACTTAATGGCTATATGCGTGTAACAGGTGCATCGATTGCGGATCAATTAGATCATAACCTTGCTGGAAAATCAGGAACGACAAATACAGATAGTTGGATGGTCGGATTCAGCCCAAAACTCGCGATGGGTGTTTGGACGGGTTATGACCAGAACAAGCCAATGAATAAAGTGGAAGAGCACCAATATGCAAAGGAAATTTGGGCTTCCTTTATGACAAAGGCACATGAAGGAGAAAAAGATGTTAGCTTCGAACAACCAGAAGGTGTAGTTGGTGTATATGTAGATCCGAAAACAGGAGAGAAAGCAACTCCATATTGTGCAGAAAGACGAATGATGTACTTTGAAAAAGGGATGGAACCAACTTCCTTCTGTTCATTACATTATCCAGGGGACAAAAAGGAACATGCAGAGGATAAACCAAAAGATGAGAAGGAAAAAGAGAACGGTTGGAACAAGTGGTTTGACTGGCTTCCGTTTGGGGACTAA
- a CDS encoding ABC transporter permease subunit, with product MKLVKFLVYYILGFFGIAAVSNSPLLFEGKGILGVPKFLSETINLLKDLVSPEKWIIYFHDKPEHILTAVKEPYFYSMKILLGGILLGFLVAFILAILTIFLPKPILSFIRRVLNIFESVPDLMLAFLFQILVVYIYKKTDFLLMPVTSITEDIYLAPITVLAIVPMISLYKVIVLLVEEEMTKDYVEFAQAKGIKRNVIVLFHVLRNVVKSSFYHTKIIVWASLSSLFIIEYIFNIQGVTNYIIQDFRPMVIAVILLLIFTPFYVLYQGTEFLVMKEAQESEVLKFNRRTWKERWASIRSWVIWRVLSRSLKEFGIHLKNPKFLIGFLIIFGMFAYSIYYSVSTDNLISKHTFVYDDNGKLLSAPPNPPSKDIPLGTDRLGFSILDQLVVGAKWTIVFATLIAFLRVFLGFLLAIPYAMFIKDRWRRGIEKFVDSFHFLPITIIAFILLRPILWKGPGGFTYDLTERIGLEIILLTILVVPLVMVLIGNELKLLMKNEFITSAKVLGGGTRHILFRQLLPHMISRLGIVFGQQFIQVLVVFIHLGLFQLFFGGTVVSYALVKDPPRSFTYEWSGMIGDAKSAFMTGDYWIVVPALVAFMIVIICMQFVIEGIKEVQQERVGVYVERSWITRKIQARLRARKQQKSENTTSIDFHPDHFKRVDRSL from the coding sequence ATGAAACTTGTAAAATTTCTTGTCTACTACATACTAGGGTTTTTCGGAATAGCTGCTGTTAGTAATTCCCCGCTTTTATTCGAAGGGAAAGGGATATTAGGAGTTCCAAAGTTTTTGAGTGAAACGATTAACCTTTTGAAGGATCTCGTATCTCCAGAAAAGTGGATTATTTATTTTCACGATAAACCTGAGCATATTTTAACAGCTGTAAAAGAACCTTATTTTTACTCGATGAAAATTCTACTAGGTGGAATCCTTCTTGGCTTTCTTGTCGCTTTTATTTTAGCCATCCTCACGATATTTCTTCCAAAGCCAATCCTTAGTTTTATCAGACGAGTCCTTAATATCTTTGAATCCGTTCCTGATTTAATGCTCGCATTTCTTTTTCAAATACTAGTCGTTTATATTTACAAGAAAACTGATTTCCTACTCATGCCAGTAACTTCGATAACCGAAGATATATATCTAGCACCTATCACGGTATTAGCCATTGTGCCGATGATTTCACTCTATAAAGTTATCGTACTTTTAGTGGAAGAGGAGATGACGAAAGATTATGTTGAGTTTGCTCAAGCGAAAGGGATAAAACGAAATGTAATCGTGCTATTCCACGTGCTACGAAATGTAGTCAAGAGTAGTTTCTATCATACGAAAATCATCGTTTGGGCCAGTCTATCTAGTTTGTTTATCATTGAATATATTTTTAATATTCAAGGTGTAACGAATTATATCATCCAAGATTTCCGGCCTATGGTTATTGCCGTTATTCTCTTGTTAATCTTCACTCCTTTTTATGTCCTGTACCAAGGTACGGAATTCTTAGTCATGAAGGAAGCGCAAGAGTCTGAAGTATTAAAATTTAATAGGAGAACCTGGAAGGAAAGATGGGCGTCCATTAGAAGCTGGGTTATATGGCGTGTTTTATCGCGCTCCTTGAAAGAGTTCGGGATACATTTGAAAAACCCAAAATTTTTAATCGGTTTTCTCATCATCTTTGGGATGTTTGCTTATAGTATTTACTATTCGGTATCGACGGATAACCTCATCTCCAAGCATACCTTTGTGTATGATGATAACGGTAAGTTATTAAGCGCACCACCTAACCCTCCGTCGAAGGATATTCCTTTAGGAACTGACCGATTAGGCTTTAGCATTTTAGATCAATTAGTCGTTGGAGCAAAGTGGACCATTGTGTTTGCAACCTTAATCGCTTTTTTACGGGTCTTTCTAGGTTTTCTATTAGCAATTCCGTATGCCATGTTCATAAAGGATCGCTGGAGAAGAGGGATAGAGAAATTCGTGGATAGCTTTCACTTCTTACCGATTACAATTATTGCTTTTATCCTACTACGTCCTATTCTTTGGAAAGGACCTGGAGGCTTTACGTATGACTTGACAGAAAGAATTGGGTTGGAAATTATTTTATTAACAATACTCGTTGTCCCGTTGGTTATGGTGTTGATTGGGAATGAGTTAAAACTACTCATGAAAAATGAATTCATAACAAGTGCAAAAGTGTTGGGAGGAGGAACCAGACACATTCTCTTTCGTCAACTACTTCCACATATGATTTCTAGATTGGGAATTGTTTTTGGACAACAATTTATTCAAGTGTTAGTAGTCTTTATCCATTTAGGATTATTCCAACTATTCTTTGGTGGGACCGTTGTATCCTATGCTCTAGTGAAAGATCCACCACGGTCTTTTACGTATGAATGGTCTGGAATGATTGGAGATGCCAAGAGTGCCTTTATGACAGGAGATTATTGGATTGTAGTTCCAGCACTTGTAGCCTTTATGATTGTGATTATTTGCATGCAATTTGTTATAGAGGGTATAAAAGAAGTCCAACAAGAAAGAGTTGGTGTTTATGTAGAACGTAGCTGGATCACAAGAAAGATCCAAGCAAGGTTACGTGCGCGCAAGCAACAAAAATCTGAAAATACAACATCCATTGATTTTCATCCAGACCACTTTAAACGAGTCGACCGGTCGCTGTAG
- a CDS encoding DUF1934 domain-containing protein — MKASKRNVQIKLITEIFQKGNKEVTKVEESGTLFQREDSSILTFTERYEDQEDDVQALITISPERVSVKRTGAVDMHQIFKKKQTTENVYRHAYGTIHMETFTDQITFRDLSQSKTGQLFISYLTKLNGEESRRHRLTLSFKEEKE, encoded by the coding sequence ATGAAAGCTTCCAAACGGAACGTTCAAATAAAGCTCATTACGGAGATTTTTCAAAAAGGAAATAAGGAAGTGACCAAAGTAGAGGAGTCAGGGACTCTTTTTCAAAGAGAAGATTCATCGATCCTGACCTTTACCGAACGGTACGAGGATCAAGAAGACGACGTACAAGCCTTGATCACCATATCTCCAGAACGGGTTAGTGTCAAACGGACAGGAGCCGTGGACATGCACCAGATTTTCAAAAAGAAGCAAACGACTGAAAATGTTTATCGCCATGCCTATGGTACGATACATATGGAAACTTTTACGGATCAAATCACGTTTCGAGATCTTAGTCAGTCGAAAACAGGACAATTGTTTATAAGTTATCTAACGAAACTAAATGGAGAAGAAAGCAGAAGACATCGGTTAACCTTATCGTTCAAGGAGGAAAAAGAATAG
- the tnpA gene encoding IS200/IS605 family transposase: MNGEEDHIHILFDAPPQINLANTINSYKTVTSRYIRKEFSEELSTFYWKPYFWNRSYMILTTGGATIDVIKKYIENQGE; encoded by the coding sequence ATGAATGGAGAAGAAGATCATATCCACATTTTGTTTGATGCACCACCACAAATTAACCTAGCAAATACCATTAACAGTTATAAAACCGTCACTTCTAGATACATCAGAAAAGAGTTCTCGGAGGAACTTTCTACATTCTACTGGAAACCTTATTTTTGGAATAGAAGTTACATGATTTTAACGACAGGTGGAGCTACGATAGATGTCATAAAGAAATATATCGAGAACCAAGGGGAATAA
- the speE gene encoding polyamine aminopropyltransferase, protein MELWYTEKQTNDFGITAKIKKTLHEEQTEFQKLDMMETNEWGNMLVLDGMVMTTEKDEFVYHEMVAHVPLFTHPSPKHVLVVGGGDGGVIREVLKHKQVEKATLVEIDGKVIEYSKKYLPSIAGELEGNTRVEVKVGDGFMHIAESERAYDVIMVDSTEPVGPAVNLFTKGFYAGISKALKDDGIFVAQTDNPWFKSDLIKQVFQDVKEIFPVTRLYTANIPTYPSGLWTFTIGSKIHDPLKVKEERFQDIETKYYTKELHFASFALPKFVKDLTE, encoded by the coding sequence ATGGAGTTATGGTACACAGAAAAACAAACAAATGATTTCGGGATTACAGCGAAAATAAAGAAAACCTTACATGAAGAGCAAACAGAATTCCAAAAGCTTGATATGATGGAAACAAATGAATGGGGAAACATGCTCGTTTTAGACGGTATGGTAATGACAACAGAAAAAGATGAGTTTGTCTATCATGAAATGGTGGCTCACGTTCCACTGTTCACCCACCCAAGCCCGAAGCATGTGCTTGTAGTTGGAGGTGGCGACGGAGGAGTTATTCGTGAAGTGTTGAAGCATAAACAAGTGGAAAAAGCGACCCTTGTTGAAATAGATGGAAAAGTCATTGAGTATTCTAAAAAGTATTTACCTTCTATCGCAGGAGAGCTAGAAGGAAACACCCGAGTAGAAGTGAAGGTTGGAGACGGCTTTATGCACATCGCCGAAAGTGAGAGAGCGTATGATGTGATTATGGTAGATTCCACAGAACCTGTTGGGCCAGCTGTTAACCTATTTACAAAAGGGTTTTATGCCGGAATATCCAAAGCGTTGAAGGATGATGGGATTTTTGTTGCCCAAACCGATAACCCTTGGTTTAAGAGTGATTTAATTAAACAAGTTTTTCAAGATGTGAAAGAAATTTTTCCGGTAACGCGTTTGTACACAGCAAACATACCGACGTATCCAAGTGGGCTTTGGACATTTACAATAGGTAGTAAAATCCATGACCCATTAAAGGTGAAAGAGGAAAGGTTCCAAGACATCGAAACGAAGTACTACACAAAAGAGCTACACTTTGCTTCGTTTGCTTTGCCTAAATTTGTGAAAGATTTGACGGAGTAG
- a CDS encoding AimR family lysis-lysogeny pheromone receptor: MGNARLESLLRKEQTSQAHSLIQPFLHQETDWSMDQIFHILSASNQLEDAIEGMRQFCLQTNLSENMRVGLEFLYSHGFLDDLELLIEKNLASSNEQNRNWAKLYRVIFNRRKRRQKPHEYLTRLSAFHVAERELICMKDMLHVYAYFELRQYGMLGNYVDRLQSMIYDIDNEMLRQLFQIKLDEIWMTYYWKRNEMIMARKYGYKILKQTFNPRKKIDIHNAMGLGYVFDSYEQAIGHARDGLHIAQDINHSPGIYGISNYTIPFISAFHRQVEGVQSNDQAEMAHIALANGDIETCVSILEAFSNLSPFQQYYLGKAKKDKHLLEESHRRFIKEQSDYFYAMMPLQELKQLT, from the coding sequence ATGGGGAATGCCCGTTTAGAGAGTCTACTTCGGAAAGAACAGACTAGCCAAGCTCACAGTTTAATCCAACCATTCCTTCATCAAGAGACGGATTGGTCTATGGATCAAATCTTCCACATCCTCTCGGCTTCGAACCAGCTGGAAGATGCTATCGAAGGAATGCGCCAGTTTTGTTTGCAAACGAATTTATCTGAAAACATGCGAGTGGGTCTCGAGTTTCTATATTCCCACGGCTTTCTGGATGATTTGGAGTTGCTTATCGAGAAAAATTTAGCTTCTTCAAACGAGCAAAATCGCAATTGGGCAAAATTATATCGAGTAATCTTTAATCGTAGAAAAAGGCGACAGAAACCCCACGAATATCTGACAAGACTATCCGCTTTTCATGTAGCAGAACGGGAACTCATCTGTATGAAGGACATGCTCCATGTGTATGCGTATTTCGAACTACGTCAATATGGCATGCTTGGAAACTATGTCGATCGCCTTCAATCGATGATTTATGACATTGATAATGAGATGCTTCGGCAACTATTTCAAATAAAACTAGACGAGATATGGATGACCTATTATTGGAAACGTAATGAAATGATTATGGCTCGAAAATATGGATATAAAATATTGAAACAGACGTTCAATCCTAGAAAAAAGATTGATATTCATAATGCCATGGGGTTAGGCTATGTCTTTGATAGCTATGAGCAAGCAATTGGACATGCTCGTGACGGCTTACACATAGCACAAGACATCAATCATAGTCCTGGTATATATGGGATTTCTAATTATACGATTCCGTTTATTTCGGCTTTTCATCGCCAAGTTGAAGGTGTGCAAAGCAATGACCAAGCGGAAATGGCCCACATCGCCTTAGCTAATGGAGACATAGAGACATGTGTGAGCATATTAGAAGCTTTCTCTAATCTATCGCCTTTTCAGCAATATTATTTAGGAAAAGCGAAGAAAGATAAACATCTATTAGAAGAATCCCACCGCCGCTTTATCAAAGAGCAAAGTGATTACTTCTACGCGATGATGCCTTTACAAGAATTAAAGCAGTTGACTTAA
- a CDS encoding YwgA family protein yields the protein MLENHAKLIQFFSVSDELVGRKKLQKMIYILKKNNIPFEEKYEFHFYGPYSEELTLRIEELCNLGFLSETKEDRSNYYQYRYKVTEQGQSFLDQFNIELPPLGQMVSKMKEKSSRFLELVSTILYFDNLSKDEVEEKVQTVKKKQNYTADDLEEAWSFIHEMNQLATR from the coding sequence GTGCTTGAGAATCATGCAAAATTGATTCAGTTTTTTTCTGTATCGGACGAGTTAGTTGGGCGGAAAAAGCTGCAAAAGATGATTTATATTCTCAAAAAAAATAACATTCCTTTTGAAGAAAAATATGAGTTTCATTTCTATGGACCATATTCAGAGGAGCTAACATTACGTATCGAAGAGCTATGCAATCTTGGCTTTCTTTCTGAAACGAAAGAAGACAGGAGCAATTATTATCAATATCGTTATAAAGTGACAGAGCAAGGCCAATCTTTTTTAGATCAATTTAATATTGAACTTCCGCCACTCGGGCAAATGGTAAGTAAGATGAAAGAGAAAAGTTCGAGATTTTTAGAGCTCGTGTCTACGATTCTATATTTTGATAATCTATCAAAGGATGAAGTAGAAGAGAAGGTTCAAACGGTGAAAAAGAAGCAAAATTATACAGCAGATGATTTAGAGGAAGCGTGGAGCTTTATTCATGAAATGAACCAATTAGCTACTCGTTAA
- a CDS encoding RNA-guided endonuclease TnpB family protein has translation MNIAKTLSHKITNHSRIFDETVDIYNRALSFMIYVIQEECLDLTELNAKSIVPIVEKLIHRTKSNPFPKYSRFDEEFYKFPSYFRRGCIASAFGKVKSYHSNYRNWEKEEELALSEGKKFKKKPPTLSFQHKEFPVFYKGNMFKRKDEVSAKIKVFHQNDWVWIDITYKEQDLFKRGVWDWKENNPKLVKRGKKYFLHISYEHKVKLTKKDIQEQKVCAVDLGLTNSAVCSVMDAKGTVLARTFINQAKEKDRLYHITNKLRNVQRQSGWISAPNYWRQINGYQTHIVQDTSHHIVQFALHHQCDVIVFEYLDQMKVPKGYWGAKKLRFKLHVWREKGIQNKVEEMAHYVGMRVSRINARNTSALAYDGSGKVKRNKKKDLATFQTGKVYHADLSASYNIGARYFLRDLLKSFSEKERLSIQAKVPELAKRTSQTLSSLISLNRAI, from the coding sequence ATGAATATAGCGAAGACGCTGAGTCATAAGATAACCAATCATAGTAGAATCTTTGACGAAACAGTAGACATTTACAATCGCGCACTATCTTTTATGATATATGTCATACAGGAAGAGTGCCTGGATTTAACGGAATTAAACGCTAAGTCTATTGTTCCCATTGTTGAAAAGCTGATTCATCGTACCAAATCTAATCCCTTTCCAAAATACAGTAGATTTGATGAGGAATTTTATAAGTTTCCAAGTTATTTTCGAAGAGGCTGTATAGCTTCTGCATTTGGGAAAGTGAAAAGCTATCATTCTAACTATCGCAATTGGGAAAAGGAGGAAGAACTCGCACTTTCTGAAGGGAAAAAGTTCAAGAAAAAGCCGCCAACTCTCTCTTTCCAACATAAAGAATTTCCGGTTTTCTATAAAGGAAATATGTTCAAACGAAAAGATGAAGTCTCCGCTAAAATAAAAGTTTTCCATCAAAATGACTGGGTTTGGATAGATATCACATACAAGGAGCAAGACCTATTCAAACGAGGCGTTTGGGATTGGAAAGAAAACAATCCGAAGCTTGTAAAACGTGGGAAAAAGTACTTTTTACATATTAGTTATGAGCATAAAGTGAAATTAACGAAAAAAGATATTCAGGAACAAAAAGTATGTGCGGTGGATTTAGGCCTTACAAATTCTGCGGTGTGTTCGGTTATGGATGCAAAAGGAACTGTCTTGGCTAGAACGTTTATTAATCAGGCCAAAGAAAAAGACCGTTTGTATCATATAACGAATAAACTCCGAAACGTGCAACGTCAAAGTGGTTGGATTAGTGCTCCGAATTACTGGAGGCAGATTAATGGGTATCAAACACATATCGTTCAAGATACCAGTCATCACATTGTTCAATTTGCCTTACACCATCAATGTGATGTCATTGTATTCGAATACCTGGACCAGATGAAAGTTCCAAAAGGCTACTGGGGAGCGAAGAAACTTCGTTTTAAATTGCACGTTTGGAGAGAGAAAGGGATCCAGAATAAAGTCGAAGAAATGGCACATTATGTTGGGATGCGTGTTTCTAGAATAAACGCTCGTAATACGAGCGCATTGGCATACGATGGTTCTGGAAAAGTAAAGAGAAACAAGAAAAAAGACCTTGCCACGTTTCAAACGGGCAAAGTCTATCATGCGGATTTGTCGGCTTCTTACAATATTGGAGCTCGATATTTCTTACGTGACTTACTAAAATCCTTTTCTGAAAAGGAAAGGTTGTCTATTCAGGCAAAAGTTCCTGAATTGGCAAAAAGAACATCTCAAACCTTGTCTTCCTTAATTAGTCTTAACCGTGCCATATAG
- a CDS encoding YwhD family protein encodes MSSDQFSNKKKSNAFTIMKNDSTDGHGGYGIGAITLENMSSVIVDPNEDKAYVDMGAMHARSDVERRVKFLPDKSVVPNGKLYWIAWVTVEKGQQGGHYYGVAASEIRVDRSIKRAYKSMPEHVNHMDKSLKGKVIVDHMDEHSRKLLGDFLKEFNPELWENSSDELKEAFAD; translated from the coding sequence ATGAGTTCCGACCAATTTTCTAACAAGAAAAAGTCAAATGCTTTTACCATCATGAAAAATGATTCAACAGATGGCCATGGTGGTTACGGGATTGGGGCAATTACCCTTGAAAATATGTCCTCTGTCATTGTCGATCCTAACGAGGACAAAGCGTATGTTGACATGGGAGCGATGCACGCAAGAAGTGATGTAGAAAGACGTGTTAAGTTTCTACCAGATAAATCAGTAGTACCGAATGGAAAGCTATACTGGATTGCTTGGGTGACTGTAGAAAAGGGACAACAAGGCGGACATTACTACGGAGTGGCAGCAAGTGAGATTCGAGTCGATCGTTCCATCAAACGAGCATATAAGTCCATGCCTGAGCATGTGAACCACATGGATAAGTCCTTGAAAGGGAAAGTCATTGTCGATCATATGGATGAGCATTCGAGAAAACTTTTAGGGGATTTCTTGAAGGAATTTAACCCAGAACTTTGGGAAAACTCCTCCGATGAACTAAAGGAAGCATTCGCGGATTAG